The proteins below are encoded in one region of Leptospira meyeri:
- a CDS encoding HEPN domain-containing protein codes for MLHDDPGSPEAWLIHAKSDLLLAKLGDKNDILLNQLCFHAQQTAEKSLKAVLIKENVEFLFTHNIKTLMLSLPDRIEKPSFFDELAILTDYAVSTRYPGDYEEILNAEYEKAIELAELVFNWASNLIKK; via the coding sequence ATGCTGCATGATGACCCAGGTTCTCCAGAAGCTTGGCTTATTCATGCAAAAAGCGATTTACTCCTGGCTAAACTTGGGGATAAAAATGATATTTTACTAAATCAACTTTGTTTTCATGCTCAACAAACTGCTGAAAAATCTTTAAAAGCTGTTTTGATAAAAGAGAATGTAGAATTTCTATTTACTCACAATATTAAAACTCTAATGCTTTCATTGCCTGATCGAATTGAAAAACCTAGTTTCTTTGATGAACTTGCAATTTTAACAGATTATGCAGTCTCTACTAGATATCCCGGTGATTATGAAGAAATTCTTAATGCTGAATATGAAAAGGCCATTGAATTAGCTGAACTTGTTTTTAATTGGGCTAGTAATCTAATAAAAAAATAA